GGCTGTGTCTGTTTTGCTCATGTCTGTATCATTATCATTTATTAGCAGAGTGCTTAGCACATGGGAAGCACTCAAAATaccatattttaattattcatgtCTTTCTCTACTGGATATTGAATTCCCTCTGAGTTCTTATTTCCAATATTCTATTTCATCAACTCTAAAATGCTCATTTTTCacaatttaacctctctgaaatcTGGATCCATCTTACAATTGTGTCTTATAATCTATTAGGTGGGGGTTGAGATATAGTTGAATTTTAATAATCTCAAATCCTTAATTGACATCTCATGGTaggtgcaaaagaaaaaaagccatcatcaaaaaaatttagatttgaTAAAAATTTTGGTTTCACACAGTATTGGGCACCACCATTCATTGATTAATAATTTGGCATCCCTTTCAACTCCTTCCTCATCCTCCGTGTCCAGTCAGCAATCAGTTCTGTCTCCTTaatatttcttcccatttttcctACCATTGCCTGGCCTTCACTTGAACTACTATACATGTCTTCTGACTGGTTCTACAGCTTCAAGTTTTACCTCTTTCCTACCCAGTTCATCTTCCTCTGAAATAATCTAACAAAAATCTGATGTCACTTCCCTACTTGAAATCCTTCAATGGTTCCCCAAATGCAGTGAGGTTTCTCTCGCTCCAGTTATAAGCTGGCCATCTTAGTGATCTGGCTTCTTCTCTGGACATTTCCTCCAGCATCCCATCTATGTTTTGGCCTAACAAAttacaacatttttatttccttcaacatTCCACACTCGCCCCAGGCTCTTGTGTCCAGTTAGGTGCCATTTATAAACTGTTCTAAGAACCAGCAATAATAATGTGTTGAATAAGATAGGGCTTAACTCTAGTGTGGCTGATAATGAACAAACAtacatcattaagaaaatgtcACCCAATATTCAGTGCtttgaagaaaaaagatgagGATGTCATGATAGGGAGTGTCTTGGGTAGCTTCTTTAATTTGAATAGTCAGGAAAAGCCTCTGTGAGGAGATGACATTTAGATAGAAATGGCAAGAAGCCAGCCATGCAAAGAATTCAGAAAGTAAATTGTTCCCTTAGCTATATGCTCCTCCTACCTCCATCTGTCTTTTGTACAACTCCTCCTTTGGAATTATAGATCCTAGCTTAGCCAAGTTTTCCTTCAGGAGTTGTTTCTGGAGCCTCAAACACTGGGTCACATGCCATTTCTTATGTGGTCCCAAAGCACCAAGTTCTTACCTCTATGGAAGTACTTACACTGTGAGTACTTGTCAATCTTtcctatttcaatttttaattacacaataaataatacattacgtttttgttaaaaaaaaagttaaaaaagtatgaaaatcGAGTCCTCTCAACTTCTCTTCCCTCAAAAAATCCCACACTCTTTCCCAAATGTAGCTACTTCAGTGTGTATTTGCCCAGGATCCTTTCTTGTGCTTGTGCATGTGTATTACAGAAAGTACTATATAGGTATGgggtttattttttgttctttacaaAAAAGATATCATTGTATGTGTTCTAACGCAAGTTTCTTTATTTGCTCAACAATATCTTTGAGATCTTCCAGAATCTATTACTCTATGCATCGACATCTACCTCATTCTTTTCAACTACTGCACACCATTCCCGTAATTTGATAATTACAACTATTTCACCATTTCCctattaatgaacatttatttaggttgcttttgattttttgctGCTGCAAATAATGCCACAAAACACACCCTTGGCCATGCTTCTTTGAACAcatgtgcaaatatttttctaggcTAGATATGGAGAAGCAGAATTTCTCATCAATTTCATTTGATGTTATCAAATTGTCCTTTACGAAAGCCAAACCAATTAACACTTCAACCAACACTATGAAAGCACCCCTTTTCCCACACCCTTCCCAGCAGAAGATGTCATCAGTCTTTTTAGTTATTGACAACTTGGTAAGGGAAAAATGttatgtcattgatattttaatttgcatttccctgatgcaAGTAGTTAAGTtgaatatgttttcaaatattatgactttttaatttacattatctTTTCTATGGCTAAATCCATTTTTtaccctttgcccatttttctattagggattttggtttttttggtctATTACTGATTTGTAGTGTGGAATATCTTCTGGGCCTTTGCTTATCTTTTTAacagaaattctaaaattttttttaattaaaaaaatttttttgagacagagtcttgctctgtctcctagactggagtgcggtggcataatcttggctcactgcaacctccgcctcccaggttcaagtgattctcatgcctcagtctcccaagtagctgggattacacacatgcactaccatgcctggctaatttttgtatttttagtagagacgaggtttcgccatgttggctgggcttgtcttgaactcctggcctcatgtgatccaccagccttggcctcccaaagtgctgtgattacaggggtaagccactgtgcccagcctaaatatttataatttaacatAAGTTTGAAGATCTCAAGCTTGTCAAACTTTTCTTTTATGCCTTCTGGTTTCCTGTATTCTGCTTAAGAAGGCCTCCTTTACCTAGAGATTTTAAACATtgttcttctatattttcttctaacacTTACGAAGTTTGGTTTCTTACATTTAGCTCTTTAAttcatctgaaatttattttggagTCTGGGTTAAAGTAAGGAGCAAACAACTTTATCCCAAAAAGAGGGTCAATTGTTTCTAAACCTTTGCACTAAAGCAGAGAAGGATGAATGTGTTGCACACAAAGGTTGGAGAGTGAAGCCCAAGGCAGTTTTAACCCAAATGCTTTTTAACCCAAAAGCTCATGCTTCTACTCCATGATATATTTGCTTTAgtataaaaagcaaattatattatttaattctccAGACTGGGGAGTAGGAAGCAATGTTATATCACCCCCTCCCACAACAGCTTTTAGTATAATTGAAGCTCCAGGAAGATACACTCCTTTTATCTTGCAATTTTGCAAACCCTCTGATATACAGCAGTCGGCAATGTGACTACGCATACCTACTCTATTTGCTTGCTCACTTGATTGTCTGATgtactatatacacacacatatacacatatatacatatacatgttacTGGGCATGCTTGTATCTCATTTGCTTGTTTGCCTGTCTAACTGAACACAAGACTGTGAACTCTTGAGGGCAGGAACTCTTCTTCGTCTTCATCCTTGTCAGTGCTTACCAGAATGCCTGCCAAAGAGTTActgttcaattaatatttatttactaaatactTTCCTAGAAATAGGCCCCAGTTGGGAATCTCTTCCAATATATACTAAAgtatttatgaagaaaacaatatttggttgggatttacttaaaaataaaaagggagtgGAGGGAGTAGCAGGAAGTATAAATGAACAAGATGGGTGATGGGTACATAGGGGTCCATtatatttgtctacttttgtatatgtttgaaatctCCATAGTTAAAAACAATCTCAATTTTTAACACTATTCCCTAGGCATTCTGATAATCTGATTAGTATTTAAATACTCCATTCTGTAATGAAGAGAGAAAACATACTTATTTTGTTCTAGCATGCAAAGTAGTGTGATACTATAGTGATTGCTGTGAAAGGGTGGATGTCAAATATCAGAGGGGCAATAAGCAAATTAAAACTCATTAACAAAATATTGACATTATTAAGACTATGGGCTGGTAATTATAGCATGTTATGTTTCACTGTTTTCAGCAACAGAGAACAATCTTGTTCAACCGTCTAGTTGTACATAAAGATTTAGAAGTTAAGAGGTGCTTAAAATACACAATTACatgatggggaaaaaagaatgtgcttttgcttttcaatgtacaaatattaattcaaagtAGTGTATTAACTTGAAGTAATGGTACTGGTTTCAGCATTTTCCATCGATAAAGTCTACGACAAAAGGAAGTTTCTGATTTAAACACGAACTGCTTAGGCAAATGGAGATAGCAGgtgaaaatacagtaaaaataaggtGGTTAATAATTACTGTACCAATGCTGGCAGTAAGATTATATTAATTCTCCAGACTGGGGAGTAGGAAGCAATGTTATATAATGACCAAATTTCCcatatatatttggaattatttAGAAAGAGCTATACAGCAAAACTCTTCTTGAGTTGAGTTCATTGTTGGCTTACCTCTTCTGATCCTTCTTGAATGgaataataagtaaaatagtTCCCAAAATAAGCCCCTTCTGATTTGAAAACAGATCCATCCCCAGAATAAATCTCTATTGAGTTCATATTTTGATGGGTGAGtctaagaaagagaaataaccattaaaattttttttccacttgagaTTAAAACATGCATGAAGATAGTCatcaaaaaacagtaacaaaatctAAGCAAAGCAGCACAGTCTTTTTGCCTGTCCAGTGAAGCAGATAATTTCATATTCTGAACCCAACCAGCTAAATTAACTCtttcacaaaaagataaatagaattggtttatgcatttatttcaaCAACTAAACTAAGAGCTTCTGGAATTCAGGCATCTTGACTTCTCATCTTCTTGATATCCCCACTGCTAATCACAATGCTGGCATATAAGGGTCACCAAAGCAATGTCTATGGCATACGAGTTAAATACAACATTTCCAGAGCctgaaaataaatagattaatgaaACTAGTGGAATCAATACTTTATGGATAAGATTAGCCATCTGCACAAGGGGCTATCCCTAAGAAAAGGTGGCTGTACCTGGAGCAGCCAGGTACAATCAAggtactgggtatataccaaataGAAACTTAAGCCAAGTtaattttattaacatatatgTTAGAATATGTTGTTAGAAGGAATAGGTCTTCACATAGGAAAAGGAGAGCCCCCTCACTCTCCAAAAATTCAGCAGTGCTCTTCTAGCATTTTTCATGGAAGTGAAACTCTCAAACTGGCTAACACTAGTATTCTAGTCACTAGAAGGGTGTCCTTTGTTGTGGGGTAGGGATAATTCAATGGAACAGTGCTGGCACAGAGCGGCCACTCAATGAGTATTTGCTTTGTGAATGAAGGCTAAAATCTCCCTTAGGTGATCTAACTTCTCTTATTccatgctcaagcaattctgtttTGACTATTTCAAACAACTTGATCCTCCAATGCTTGGAAGGGGTATCCTAAATAACTGATATGAATGTTACATTCACTAGCAAACCAATCCCTCATTGGCTTTGGAGGTACCACATAAGTCTTATAAAAATGGTTAATGTGAGTGAGTCACAAGATGCTTGTGTGCACTAATAACATTAGTTTTGAGACCTGTAAAACTCAGGATCAAACACAAGAGCACAGTTGGCCCAACAGAACTATGTCCTCTTCTGAGAGTCTGTCTACAAGGCTAGTCCCATCTTCTCTGTGACATCAATAAACAGCTCTAACTCCAACACAGAAGCCAACACTGGTGCCTTACCTATATGTAACACCTTTATACCAAACCATTTTCACTAGTTCAGGATAGGAATATTCATCAGATTGTCTCTGTAAAAGTGAATCACAAAAATTCCACCTGTGAAGGATAAAATACAAGCTATTACTTCTGGTTGCTCAATATAATTGCCTTTATAAGTCAACAAAATGGTGCTACTGTAACAGGATTAATTTCTTGTTTAACTCACTAgatcaaagaataaaaattaatatgaaggTATATTAATGAAATGTAAAAAGCAAGTCTTTTTCCATGATTTTTCAGTATTTCCAATAATCTCATTATTGAATCTCAGCACAATTACATAAAGTTTtactaacatttaaaatttagccTGGATtcgctaggcacagtggctcatgcctgtaatcccagcactttgggaggccaaggcaggtggatcacgaggtcaggagttcgagatcagcctgaccaacatggtgaaaccccgtctctactaaaaatacaaaaattaggcatggtggcatgcgcctgtaatccctactcagctactcaggaggctgaggcagaagaatcacttgaacccgggaggcggaggttgcagtgagctgagatcgcgccagcctgggtgacagagcgagactccatctcaaaaaaaaaaaaaaaaaaattttactaaaatatcTATAGTGGGCCAAGCACTGTGCCATACACACTGTGGatataacaaccaaaaaaaggtagacatggtccctgccctcagcaGGGACGTCAAATAATAAACATTGAGTGCAAAGAAAAGGCAAGTACTGTATGCTACGGAATTGTATAGGACTTAACTTGTTTAGAGTCTTCAGGAAAACCACTCTAAAGAAGTTAGGTTTAAGCTGAAACCTGGAAATGAGCACAAGTTAGCCAgttgacagagagaaagagagagcgcTCCTGAAGAGTAAAGAGTAGGTGCAGTGGTCACAGAGTGCTTGAGCAAGCATTTTAGGGATTGCTGAAGTCCAGCTTAGCAAGAATAGAGAAAGCAAGGGCAAGAGTAGTGAGAGAGTTGAGGATTACAGATATAGGAAGGGACCAGATCACAAAACACCTGGTAAGCTATGTGAAGGATCATGGATTTCAACCTAAACATCATGGTAAGTTATTGAAAAATCATTACTTTTGAAGCATAATTCCCTTTTGATGTGTACTCGTAATACTTTTCTCATTCTAACCAGATAATCATGACAAGCCTAACAGTCATtcccatatttttgttttaaataacaaatgtatACTCAGAGATTGCCTGGGATCAAATCTCAATTTTACAAGTACTAGCTGTGTACCTTTCCtcaagttatttaacatttctgtgTCTCAAGTTCCTCTACATATAGGGATGATACATTTTTTGACTTCATGGGAATGCTTTGAGAATCAAATGGGTAAAGTccaacagtacctggcacataagtGTTTTGTAAGTGTtagtttttatcattattatttgcaCTATTTATGCAAAGTTGATGTTACAAATCTACAATCCTTAATGGAGTTAAAAGTTTTCTACTTAGCCTTACAGAAGCCACTCCATGTGTACCCCTTTTGAAAACAGACGTATTTATAGTCAGTGAACCAAAGACAGGGGCAGCCTCTGAAGCTAGGTATGGACAAAAAACTGTGTCAGATCCACACTCCAGCAAGCAAGGTCACGGGCTCCAGTGAGCGGCAGCAGGTGCTCCCCTGGGCCCACAGAACCCTGTGCGGACTCCTGTCCTATCATTTAGCATACTTTAATAATCTTTTTAGGTACAGTGACCTTCACTAGATTCTACGTTGCTATAAAGCAGGGACTGTGTCTTAGTCATCTCTGCAGTTACTGGACTTAGCACAGTATCTAGTGTAGAGTCAGCCTTCTACATTCAATGCATGGACACAGAGTAAGAAACATAAGCAACATATCTGCTAGGGAAATTATTTACTATCagttaaaagcaaaattttggATGAGATAAACTTTCCTTGTGAATGGTATCAGATAAAAAGAATATTATCCAGGTTACGACTGGTTCTGATAAAAGCTTCATGAATAGCCATTACTGCATTACCTGTGTAGGTGTGGGACTGGACAGCTGAGTGACAGGGCCCTGGGAAGAACAGAAACCACTTCTCCTCTTTCCTCGGAAATATCAGAAGTTAAAAATCTACTCTGAGTTATATGTGCATCAATTTTAGACATATTGctgattttattatgaaaatgaagTGCTAAAGACAAAGGATATTTCCATTCCTCTGGACAGGCAGCCACAGACCAGCACTGCTTGACccatgtgtatacacatgtgtgcTTTGTACCAGGCGAAGGCAGCTCTTCCCTGCCTTCAGTTCCATTTACACAACTCATCTTCtttaaactttctttggatttcaCAATCTGGCAAtgaaactcattttctttattcttcagtCTCTGTCCTGATAAATTTCCATGTACACAGATTTTGCCAGCTTTTTCAACTAGTTTATCTTTTGGggctttattatttgtttctgaCAACACTGCAGATGAGTCTGACTTCTGGCTAACTTTACACAAAAAATGTACTGTAAATTCATGCTGAGATCTGGGCAGGCAGAGGTATGCATGACCATCTAAAGATGTTATCTTCACAATGCCACTCTCCATATATATCATGGTACCATCTGTATCCAGACTGGGCCATCTCACTTCTGTGATGTCAATGAAGATACGCTGCAATGAGGGGGGAAAAAGAGATGGTGAGTATTTTCTGTTAACAGTCCAATTTTTCCATACATTTGATATTTAAGTATTGTGTAAGAAAGCtcttaaatatttgtgttttactaTCTGCAGAGAATGAAAAAATGGAGGGTCAGATCTCAGCCTATATATGATTTTCCAGAGAATATCTGATATTGTTAAGATTATCACCCTTAAGAAAAAGAGATGTAAAACAGacacaaaatgagagaaatggtCATATTTAGTGTTAAATGTATTTTGGTTTTAAATGTACAATGAATTAGAGATAAACAGATTTGTacccctcccctcaccctgcaAAAGTTTACTctgaaaaaaaactagaaataagggAAGACCAACACTATGATACAATATATTAAAAGCAATCATAgctaaaaatttttctttaagttttaaataaaaaaaaaaaataaataaaagcaaccaTAGCTTAAATGGTACAGGACTAGCACAAAAATTATTGACAGAACAACTCAGAAAATTCAAAAACGAACTCAATCATATCTTAAAATGTTACATGAGATAACATAAGTTTTTCAGAgcaagagggaaaagagaaaattatttaaactagTACTAGAATTACTGAACATCATTTGGGAAATTCTGTCTTGCAGGGTTATCACATGAACTAAATAAGGTAACATGTAAAAAGTACCCATCCTAGGCAGTACCTGGCACACCATAcactaaaataaatttcaggaGGCTTAGAGGAAactttaaagaagtttaattacTCAAAGAAAAATTGATCTTGACTAATAACAGACTCATAACAAGTAACAGTGTTGGTTGCGTCTTTTCATATAAGATATAAACAGTAGATATTGTGTGAGAGGTTTTTACTGAATTAATTTTGCCAAGCATTTAGCATTtcaattccatttatgtaaaaccTTACATTTACACAAACTATTGTCAAGAAAGCTTCCTAAATTTACCATGCTATCTATATGTACAATGTTAGGACACTAAAATTGAGAGctgtatttattgacagcaaaGCTGGTTTGTAAGGATGGTCATCAAAGTCCTCTTTTAGAATTAGACTATCTAATAATCCTGCTGCAGCACCAGCAACAAGCTAGGCAGTTTCAGTGACTCAAAAGACACAATGGAAAATTGCCATTCTAGGCTAAGttacaacttttaattttttatggctcCTTTGCCACGAGACAATATAAAATTACTCAGCCGGCAGGCAAGCATCTTGACAGCATAGAAAGGTAGCAGAAAGTAGTTGAGAAACAGAGTTTACAGAGTCAGACAgactaggttcaaatcctgactttgccacttagaaaacTGCCATAGACAAATTAGGTAAACTCTCTAAGACATAATTTCCTTGCCTATAAAAAGAGGctgccggccaggcgcggtggctcatgcctgtaatccctgcactttgggaggcagaggtgggcggatcatgaggtcaggagattgagaccatcctggctaatacggtgaaaccccatctctactaaaaatgcaagaaattagccgggcgtggtggcgggcacctgtagccccagctacttgggaggctgaggcaggagaatggcgtcaacctgggaggcggaggttgcagtgagccaagatagcgccccggcgacagtgcaagactctgtctcagaaaaaaaaaaaagaggctgccATCTAGCCAATATACCTGTTTTGATTGGATGGATATCCATTTTGATCAGTATggtgttattaaatatttttaatattgttcaTAGTTGTTGGACATAGTAAACCCTCAGTAAATGACAGTTACTATTCCTAAAAGTCCAAATACAATACTatataagcaaaataataaaggtcataCCCATAGTTACATATCTCTACATTAACAAATATGCTGTTACTGAAAATGGTcacataatttcttaattttgagacCTCTGAGAATGAAAAAGTCACCAATTTAAAACATTCTAGTTATAATGCTTGGATACAAAGAAAATGGCAAGGGGATACACTATGTAACTTCAATGTTTTATAGCAATGTATCCCCAGGtgtcctgaaaaagaaaaaaaggctaaaTATTAAATTACCTGTTTCTAGTTACTTGTCCTCAAATAATACTaacaaaaatgaagttaaaaaattcaccttttttctttcagaaggTATGATGGTTTCAGATAAAAAAGGGCAAGTAGCTGAAGAGTTTCGAAAATCTAGGGCTCGCTGTAGTTGCTCctatgaaaagaaatataaaatgtaaccTTAATgtaaaatgatttgaaaatcaattaaaaatgacaGTACAGTATAATCCATAATACTTAATTACTTTTCATATTCTAGCCATGTCAACAGTATTTTGGTATTCAAAGAgtagttttggccaggcacggtggttcacacctgtaatcctggcataatgggaggccaagatgggaggattacttgaggccagaagtgtgAGAACCAGTTTGTGCAACATAGCTAGACAatgctctacaaaaaatttaaaaattagccagatgtggtagtgcacacctgtagtcctagagtAACTCCCTTGTAaaaggaggttgaggcaggagaatcacttgagcctaggtgttcgaggctgcagtgagctatggcagtgccactgcactccagcctgggtgacagagcaagaacctgtctctaaaaaacaaaaaagttgtttATGTGATATCTTTACTTACTTTGTAAGTGCTAATGACAAAATGTGTCCTTTGACGAATTCTTTCTCGTTGTTCTAAAGGATGTGCTGAAACAGGTGGtgacttttcaaataaaaattcagagcCACAGGGAGAAAGTTGCAATGTGGAACCATCAACATATTGTACTTGTACTGAATCATCTTCATAAAGTACCATTCGCAGTTCGGCTGCCATTACTATGACAGGATAAGATATCCTTCTAAGTCAAAGACTGaatgaaataggaaaaacaatagCACAAATAGTTCTCTTAATGTACAAaagttttatcaaaataaatggGTGCATTTTCTAAGAAGATGACATTGCCATTGCATTTACTTTTGTTAAGAATACTAACTACACTTGATAAATCTGAAATGAATATCCTTAACAAAATGCCTTAATTAACCCCTAGAAGTTTACTCCAATGGAGGAACATAACCAAGAAGAGACAACCACAAGTGATAActgtctttataattttaatagcttCACTTCtactgaaatttaatttttgtaaattatatgcTCATTATTTAGAAGCTTATAATTTCCAGAAGTTTACTCCAATGCAGGAACATAACcaagaagaaattttatttctttttttttttttgagatggagtctcactctgttgcccaggctagagtgcagtggcattttcttggctcactgtaacctccgcctctcaggttcaagcgattctcctgtctcagcctcctgagtagctgggattacaggtgtgtgccaccatgcctggctaatttttgtaatttagtagagacggggttttaccatattggtcaggctggtctggaactcctgaccttgtgatctgcctactgcagcctcccaaagtgctgggattacagacatgagccactgcgcccggcctaaagaaatttaatttctataaattacatgctcattatctcattttaaatttcaaataataagCAAATTCCACCTTTACGGTAAGAATGCAGCaaattgtttgtaatacaaattCAAAAGACAGGCAGAAAGTAACTATTAGGCCTACGGGAAAAGGACTCTGAAGAAGAAATCCAAATACCTGGAATCCTATCTTTACCCTAGCATTAAAGAAATAGCTCTTTATTACTACTGAGCAACTTAATCTCCTATTGTCTTGGATTTGTCCTTATTTCGCTgcattcagtttcctcttctctacCTCTAATCACCTATGCTCTCCATA
This window of the Nomascus leucogenys isolate Asia chromosome 6, Asia_NLE_v1, whole genome shotgun sequence genome carries:
- the C6H5orf34 gene encoding uncharacterized protein C5orf34 homolog; the encoded protein is MAAELRMVLYEDDSVQVQYVDGSTLQLSPCGSEFLFEKSPPVSAHPLEQRERIRQRTHFVISTYKEQLQRALDFRNSSATCPFLSETIIPSERKKRIFIDITEVRWPSLDTDGTMIYMESGIVKITSLDGHAYLCLPRSQHEFTVHFLCKVSQKSDSSAVLSETNNKAPKDKLVEKAGKICVHGNLSGQRLKNKENEFHCQIVKSKESLKKMSCVNGTEGREELPSPGTKHTCVYTWVKQCWSVAACPEEWKYPLSLALHFHNKISNMSKIDAHITQSRFLTSDISEERGEVVSVLPRALSLSCPVPHLHRWNFCDSLLQRQSDEYSYPELVKMVWYKGVTYRLTHQNMNSIEIYSGDGSVFKSEGAYFGNYFTYYSIQEGSEEREEKTYSVNNLPPDRPGSPFSVRSLIKQATRILQHCVKMRLSLSHNYRICCWKMVRGINDSNILPLVLKESLIPNVGRFLAYSDDKVHAIFLDGITLTLNWNFSSPIEKRKVNQGLNLGWCKLTFPDGQDQLIQIEHPEPYERYVTAVTSWCRRLTQTSPREMPTHSSSSVLQGNWSVASELEKIQKFNLLLENSGILNQISNKKNEQSFDHYKPGSSETLLGEVNENRVSIALKKTSEILHDIDCLLSNSKK